ATGATTTCTAAGGCAGAAGAAAATGATAATATTGATATTATGGAAGAGTAAAATACTAACACCCTCTATATTAAGAGGGTGTTTATATTTAATGCATGTATTAAAATACTTAGATTGTGTATAAATATATATTTGCATATAGATATACTTGAACTAGTATATTAGTTTAAGTATAATTATATCTGAAATGACAATAATTATTTTTAAAAGAGTATATATCCAGGCGGGAGGAAAAGATGAATAGAAAAAAGACTAGAGAATTGACTATGAAATTATTATTTCAAATGGCTATAAATAAAGAAAAGGCTGATGTTATTATATCAAATTTAAAAGAAAATATTGAAATGGAGCAGGGAAGTCAAAAAAATAGTATATCACAGATTTATGGAGAAAATATGGGCGATTTGAAAAATATAGATATAGATTATGTAGTAAGAGTGCTAAGGGGAATAGAAAAAAATGAAGATATGCTAAATATTGAGATTGAAAAATATTTGAGGAATTGGAAATTGAATAGATTATCTAAAGTAGATTCTGCAATTCTAAAAATTTGTACATATGAATTTTTACACGAAGATGACATACCTGAAAAGGTATCTATAAATGAAGCCATAGAATTGGCTAAAAAATATTCATCTGAAAAATCTGCCTCATTTATAAATGGAGTACTTGGAAACATGATAAAAGATGAAAAAATAAAAAAGTGATAAGATATAAGAGGTAAGGTATGTATATTAAAACGTTAACAGTGTCTGATATTAACCGTTACATAAAGAAAACTCTGGATAATGATTTTATACTTGGTAATTGTTCTGTTAAAGGAGAAGTTTCGAATTTTAAGTTTCACAGCAGTGGACATATGTATTTTTCTTTAAAAGATAAGTTTAGTAAAATAAATTGTATCATGTTTAAAAGTTCAGTGGAAAAGTTGAATTTTATGCCGGGAGATGGTATGAAAGTTATAGTTAAAGGAAGAATATCCCTCTACGAGAAAGAAGGGGTGTATCAACTTTATTGCAGTGAAATGAAGCCGGATGGAATGGGAGAATTATATCTGGCTTTTGAAAAACTAAAGATAGAATTAGAAAAAAAGGGGTTATTTGATATTTCACATAAGAAAAAGATACCCCTCTATGCTAAAAAAATAGGAGTAATTACATCACCCACAGGAGCAGCAGTTAAAGATATAATAAATGTAACTAGAAGAAGAAATAAAAAGATAGAACTTTTAATTTATCCTTCACTAGTACAGGGAACAGGTGCTAGTGATAATATTATAAAGGGGATTGAAACCTTCAATTCCATGGAAGATGTAGAACTTATAATCATAGCAAGAGGAGGAGGTTCTATAGAGGAGCTTTGGTGCTTTAACGATGAAAAATTGGCAGAAGCTGTGTATAGTTCTAAAAAACCTATAATAACAGGAGTGGGACATGAAATTGACTATACTATAGTGGATTTTGTATCTGACATGAGGGCACCTACCCCTTCTGCTGCTGCTGAAATTGGAGTTTTTAGTCTGGAAGAATATGTGCAGAAAATATTAAATTATAAAAATAAGCTTTATAATAGTGTTAAAAATACAGTAAATGATAAAAAGAATAGACTGGCTTTTGTAAAGAAAACTTTAGAGGTGAATAATCCTTTAACTTACATAGCAAATGAATATGAAAATATAGACAAAATCAAAGAATCCTTAAACTTCAAAATAAAAGTAATCATTAATGGAAAAAAAGAAAAACTAGGAAAAATAAATGCACTTCTTTCTGCCCATAATCCATTGAATATTTTAAATAAAGGATATTGTATAATAGAAGATGAACAGAAAAATGTTATATCTTCTATAGAAGAACTAAATAAAAAATATAAAGTTGATATTATCATGAAAGATGGAACTTCCAAAGTTGAGCTTATCCATTACAAAAAGTGAGGTGATTGTGGATTTATGCCTAGGAAAACGGAAACTTATAAAAGCATAATGTTAAAACTGGAAAATATAGTAGCATCTATGGATAGTAGTGAGTTGTCTTTGGAAAATAGTTTAAAAAGTTATGAGGAAGGGGTAAAACTCTGCAATAAGTTATATAAGATTTTAAATGAAGCTGAAGAGAAAATAAAAGTTCTTACTGAAGAGGGAGAAAGGGATTTTGATATTGAATCTTAAAATTATGGAATGGAGAAGTATACTATGGAAATTAAAAGGGTATTTAAATCTCTAAAGGAGGAACTAGATATATATTTGAGGGAATATATGAAAGATAGAGGAACCTATAATAGAAAAATATATGATTCCATGGAGTATAGTTTAAATGCGGGAGGCAAGAGAATAAGACCTATGTTGTTTCTTCTAACTTATAGAATGTATAATAAAGATTATAGTAAAGTTATGGATATTGCAGCGGCTATAGAAATGATACATACTTATTCTTTGATTCACGATGACCTGCCTGCTATGGATAATGATGATTTAAGAAGGGGAAAACCTACAAATCACAAAATATTTGGAGAAGCTATTGCAATACTTGGGGGAGATGCTC
This window of the Clostridium kluyveri DSM 555 genome carries:
- the nusB gene encoding transcription antitermination factor NusB — its product is MNRKKTRELTMKLLFQMAINKEKADVIISNLKENIEMEQGSQKNSISQIYGENMGDLKNIDIDYVVRVLRGIEKNEDMLNIEIEKYLRNWKLNRLSKVDSAILKICTYEFLHEDDIPEKVSINEAIELAKKYSSEKSASFINGVLGNMIKDEKIKK
- a CDS encoding exodeoxyribonuclease VII small subunit, with translation MPRKTETYKSIMLKLENIVASMDSSELSLENSLKSYEEGVKLCNKLYKILNEAEEKIKVLTEEGERDFDIES
- the xseA gene encoding exodeoxyribonuclease VII large subunit translates to MYIKTLTVSDINRYIKKTLDNDFILGNCSVKGEVSNFKFHSSGHMYFSLKDKFSKINCIMFKSSVEKLNFMPGDGMKVIVKGRISLYEKEGVYQLYCSEMKPDGMGELYLAFEKLKIELEKKGLFDISHKKKIPLYAKKIGVITSPTGAAVKDIINVTRRRNKKIELLIYPSLVQGTGASDNIIKGIETFNSMEDVELIIIARGGGSIEELWCFNDEKLAEAVYSSKKPIITGVGHEIDYTIVDFVSDMRAPTPSAAAEIGVFSLEEYVQKILNYKNKLYNSVKNTVNDKKNRLAFVKKTLEVNNPLTYIANEYENIDKIKESLNFKIKVIINGKKEKLGKINALLSAHNPLNILNKGYCIIEDEQKNVISSIEELNKKYKVDIIMKDGTSKVELIHYKK